A region of Granulicella aggregans DNA encodes the following proteins:
- the ligD gene encoding DNA ligase D — MTTAKKAAAKKSARKATPATASNAVDEQLARYRSMRDFGITAEPSGGPQKKQAALPFCIQKHAASHLHYDFRLGWNGVLKSWAVAKGPSYVVADRRLAVQVEDHPIEYGGFEGIIPAGQYGGGTVMLWDQGTWEPQEGHDDVDAGLRDGSLKFILKGTKMHGKWALVRMGGKAATERKPNWLLIKEHDDFERPPDAPAITEEEPNSVVTKRSLEQIAAQEDHVWNSKDTAKGKAWYRQEKKSSSARPKAKQAADNTTSQLVRRLNFDPILKHLTPESQPLFIKPQLALQAEAAPKGPGWLHELKLDGYRIQARKDGDRVQMLTRSGLDWTHRIPSIADAVRTLPAEKATLDGEVVVLSENGTTNFAQLQAAFQDGANNPLTYFCFDLLHLNGHSTRDRHLVDRKALLADLLDGLDTELIRLSEHIETSGQEMFQHACALHAEGIISKRSQSQYVSSRNGDWLKLKCLHEQEFVIGGYTLPSNGIHGVGALLLGYYEDDKLIYAGRTGTGFNQKTHRSTRDKLDALAASQSPFAEIPSAARKGAKWVKPKLVAQVRFATWTADLQLRQAAFLGLREDKPAKEVVREEAAPTPKRSRTQPAKAATHRLAPKAAAKVSPAKEEEKAPVRLTHPDKVLDPESGLTKQALADYYWAIAEAMLPHIAGRPLSLVRCPEGAASECFYQKHVTSMLPKDIATVMVTDKKSGKPEPYITLDTRETLAGLAQMSVLEIHPWGSKNDDLEHPDRIVIDLDPDTSIAWSVLAEAASNVRKRLKQLGLESFLKTTGGKGLHIVAPIEPEQDWKTIKVFARSLALAMEKASPSLYLSKMTKSARVGKIYIDYLRNERGATAVAPYSPRARAGVNVSMPLSWKELEADALPKFSVTNLIEWKPRLKKDPWKGILTLRQKLTAQAIESLRPAK, encoded by the coding sequence ATGACGACAGCAAAGAAAGCCGCCGCTAAAAAGTCCGCAAGGAAAGCGACACCCGCCACCGCCTCTAACGCCGTCGACGAGCAACTGGCGCGCTACCGCTCCATGCGCGACTTCGGCATCACCGCCGAGCCCTCCGGCGGCCCGCAAAAGAAGCAGGCGGCTCTCCCCTTCTGCATTCAGAAACACGCCGCCAGCCATCTCCACTACGACTTCCGCTTGGGCTGGAACGGCGTCCTCAAAAGCTGGGCCGTCGCCAAAGGCCCCAGCTACGTCGTCGCCGACAGACGTCTCGCCGTGCAGGTTGAAGACCACCCCATAGAATACGGCGGCTTCGAAGGCATCATCCCCGCCGGTCAATACGGGGGAGGCACGGTCATGCTCTGGGACCAGGGCACCTGGGAGCCACAAGAAGGACATGATGATGTGGATGCGGGCCTCCGCGACGGCTCACTCAAGTTCATCCTCAAGGGCACCAAGATGCACGGCAAGTGGGCGCTCGTCCGCATGGGCGGCAAGGCCGCGACCGAGCGAAAACCAAACTGGCTCCTCATCAAAGAGCACGATGACTTCGAGCGGCCGCCCGATGCTCCAGCGATCACCGAAGAAGAACCGAACTCCGTCGTCACCAAACGGTCCCTCGAACAGATCGCCGCGCAGGAAGACCACGTTTGGAACTCCAAAGACACGGCCAAAGGCAAAGCCTGGTACCGCCAGGAGAAGAAGTCTTCATCTGCCCGACCGAAGGCCAAGCAAGCCGCGGACAATACAACTTCACAGCTGGTCCGTCGGCTGAACTTCGATCCGATCCTCAAGCACCTCACTCCCGAATCGCAGCCTTTGTTCATCAAGCCCCAGCTAGCTCTCCAGGCCGAAGCCGCGCCCAAAGGACCCGGCTGGCTTCACGAGCTCAAACTCGACGGCTACCGCATCCAGGCCCGCAAGGATGGCGACAGGGTCCAGATGCTCACCCGCAGTGGTCTTGATTGGACCCACCGTATCCCTTCGATCGCAGACGCGGTCCGTACTCTGCCGGCTGAGAAGGCAACCCTCGATGGTGAAGTCGTCGTCCTCTCCGAGAACGGCACCACCAACTTTGCTCAACTCCAGGCCGCCTTCCAGGACGGAGCGAACAATCCCCTCACCTACTTCTGCTTCGACCTTCTCCATCTGAACGGCCACAGCACCCGCGACCGCCATTTAGTCGATCGCAAAGCTCTGTTGGCAGATCTTCTTGATGGCTTAGATACCGAGCTAATCCGCCTCAGCGAGCACATCGAGACCAGCGGCCAGGAGATGTTTCAGCACGCCTGCGCCCTGCACGCCGAAGGCATCATCTCCAAGCGTTCGCAGTCGCAGTATGTCTCGAGCCGCAACGGCGACTGGCTCAAGCTGAAATGCCTGCACGAACAGGAGTTCGTCATCGGCGGCTACACGCTACCCTCGAACGGCATCCACGGCGTCGGCGCTCTGCTCCTCGGCTACTACGAGGATGACAAACTGATCTACGCCGGGCGCACCGGCACCGGCTTCAACCAGAAGACGCACCGCAGCACTCGCGATAAGCTTGACGCTCTCGCAGCATCGCAATCGCCCTTCGCAGAGATCCCATCCGCCGCCCGCAAAGGCGCGAAGTGGGTCAAGCCGAAGCTCGTCGCGCAGGTCCGCTTCGCCACATGGACCGCAGACCTGCAACTACGTCAGGCCGCCTTCCTCGGTCTGCGCGAAGACAAGCCCGCGAAGGAGGTAGTCCGCGAAGAAGCCGCTCCGACACCAAAGCGTTCACGCACGCAACCTGCGAAGGCCGCCACTCACCGCCTCGCTCCCAAAGCCGCCGCGAAGGTCTCACCCGCTAAAGAAGAAGAAAAGGCACCGGTCCGCCTCACCCACCCCGACAAGGTCCTCGACCCCGAATCCGGCCTCACTAAGCAGGCCCTCGCTGATTATTACTGGGCCATAGCCGAAGCCATGCTGCCCCACATTGCCGGCCGCCCGCTCAGCCTCGTGCGCTGCCCCGAAGGCGCAGCCTCCGAGTGCTTCTACCAGAAGCACGTCACCTCGATGCTCCCCAAAGACATCGCGACGGTCATGGTCACAGATAAAAAGTCCGGCAAGCCCGAGCCCTACATCACCTTAGATACCCGCGAGACCCTCGCCGGGCTTGCCCAAATGAGCGTCCTCGAGATCCATCCCTGGGGCTCAAAGAACGATGACCTCGAGCACCCGGACCGCATCGTCATCGACCTCGATCCGGACACCTCGATCGCATGGTCTGTCCTCGCCGAAGCCGCCTCCAACGTCCGCAAACGCCTGAAGCAGCTTGGCCTCGAAAGCTTCCTGAAGACCACCGGTGGCAAAGGCCTCCACATCGTCGCTCCCATCGAGCCCGAACAAGATTGGAAGACCATCAAGGTCTTCGCCCGCAGCCTCGCACTCGCGATGGAGAAAGCCTCTCCTTCGCTTTATCTCTCGAAGATGACGAAGTCCGCTCGCGTGGGAAAGATCTATATCGACTACCTCCGCAACGAACGCGGAGCCACCGCCGTCGCCCCCTACTCACCTCGTGCACGCGCCGGGGTCAACGTGTCCATGCCACTCTCCTGGAAAGAACTTGAAGCGGACGCGCTTCCAAAGTTCAGCGTCACGAATCTTATAGAGTGGAAGCCCCGCCTCAAGAAAGATCCCTGGAAGGGCATCCTCACGCTCCGCCAGAAGCTAAC
- the ku gene encoding non-homologous end joining protein Ku, which translates to MPPRISVIEATFMLRPYWSGQIQISLVSFTVKLFVATESKGEIHFHQISRKTGERVRHQKVLASALEQSPDEASDPVAKNDIVKGYEYSKGQYVTIEPEEIEHLRVPSKHTVEVTQFVDLNDLAPEYLEKPYFVVPENDLQTEAFAVVRRALEKTKKAALGKIAFGGREHVLAITAAPDGAGMMAYTMRYQEELRDPAEYFRDIKKVAINEDSLDLAETLIKKKAAKFDPSKFVDGYEVALKELVEAKVNHAPIPKDEAPAPKRNNVVNLMDALRKSLDNKSADSSEHAQKKSAKTAKKGIALVKATESVTKTAAKRKSA; encoded by the coding sequence ATGCCGCCCCGAATCTCAGTAATCGAGGCCACCTTCATGCTACGTCCCTACTGGTCAGGTCAGATCCAGATCTCTCTCGTCTCCTTCACCGTGAAGTTGTTCGTCGCCACTGAATCCAAAGGCGAGATCCACTTTCACCAGATCAGCCGTAAGACCGGCGAGCGCGTCCGTCACCAGAAGGTCCTCGCCTCTGCGCTCGAACAGTCTCCGGACGAAGCCTCCGACCCCGTCGCCAAGAACGATATCGTCAAGGGCTACGAGTACAGCAAGGGGCAGTATGTCACCATTGAGCCCGAAGAGATCGAACACCTCCGCGTCCCCTCGAAGCACACGGTTGAGGTCACCCAGTTCGTCGACCTGAACGACCTTGCCCCGGAATACCTCGAAAAGCCCTACTTCGTCGTTCCTGAAAACGACCTCCAGACCGAAGCCTTCGCCGTCGTCCGCCGCGCCCTCGAAAAGACAAAGAAAGCCGCCCTCGGCAAGATCGCCTTCGGCGGTCGCGAGCATGTACTCGCCATCACCGCCGCCCCCGACGGAGCAGGCATGATGGCCTACACCATGCGCTACCAGGAAGAACTCCGTGACCCAGCCGAATACTTCCGCGACATCAAGAAAGTGGCGATCAACGAGGACTCGCTCGACCTCGCGGAGACGCTCATCAAGAAGAAGGCCGCGAAGTTCGACCCATCGAAGTTTGTTGATGGCTACGAGGTCGCCCTGAAGGAACTGGTCGAAGCGAAGGTCAACCACGCTCCTATCCCGAAAGATGAAGCTCCCGCGCCCAAGCGCAACAACGTCGTCAACCTCATGGATGCGCTGCGGAAGAGCCTCGACAACAAATCTGCCGACTCCTCCGAGCATGCTCAGAAGAAATCTGCGAAGACGGCGAAGAAAGGCATTGCTTTGGTCAAGGCAACAGAGTCCGTCACGAAGACCGCGGCAAAGCGCAAGTCCGCGTAG
- a CDS encoding DUF2277 domain-containing protein, with translation MCRNIKMLFNFDPPVTDSEVHAASLQFVRKISGINKPSKVNEAPFLAAIDAIAGISTEFLHSLETNAPPKNREAEAAKLKARSVKRFGS, from the coding sequence ATGTGCCGCAACATCAAAATGCTCTTCAACTTCGACCCACCCGTCACGGACAGCGAAGTCCACGCCGCGTCCCTGCAGTTTGTCCGCAAGATCAGCGGGATTAATAAGCCATCCAAGGTAAACGAAGCGCCCTTTCTTGCCGCGATCGATGCCATCGCTGGAATCTCCACCGAATTCCTGCATTCGCTTGAGACGAATGCACCACCTAAGAACCGCGAAGCAGAAGCGGCAAAGTTGAAGGCGAGAAGCGTGAAACGGTTCGGAAGCTAG
- a CDS encoding alpha/beta hydrolase family protein encodes MPFREPFLVFLFAGSALVLQAQAPPPTAKRTSEVVTGIPANYDEAKVGTYTLPDALTLNNGSHFNDPHIWYLQRRQEIVKLFEVQQYGQAPGRPPGENFEIVDKGTPALNGKAIRKQVTIYLNKEKTGPAIDLLIYLPANATKPVPMFFSINFGAVQNAVDDPGIIPEKVWDPKTNTRIVPPSPPPGHNFGHIDAEALIAVGFGVATYYYGDIDPDYPEGFSNGIRARYQRPGQTDRAPDDWGAVAAWAWGMSRVQDYFETDKSIDAKRVAIHGISRLGKTVMWAGAHDQRFAAVIASCSGEGGAALSHRNYGETIANLTDPTRFSYQFAPNYAKYGGFPDKAPMDANLLIALIAPRPLLLQTGSTDDWSDPKGEFLAEVAAGPVYKLLGKEDLGTDVWPAAGQPILHDLSYFMHDGGHGMVPSDWAIYIEFLKKNLHPEKKNLHPEK; translated from the coding sequence ATGCCTTTTAGAGAACCTTTCCTGGTATTCCTCTTTGCCGGCTCCGCGCTCGTCTTGCAGGCGCAGGCACCACCGCCAACGGCAAAGCGCACCTCTGAAGTCGTCACGGGCATTCCCGCCAACTACGATGAGGCGAAGGTCGGCACCTACACCCTGCCTGACGCGCTCACGCTTAACAACGGCAGTCACTTCAACGACCCCCATATCTGGTACCTCCAGCGCCGTCAGGAGATCGTCAAACTCTTTGAGGTCCAGCAATATGGTCAAGCTCCCGGCCGCCCTCCCGGTGAGAACTTCGAGATCGTCGACAAGGGAACACCTGCGCTCAACGGGAAGGCCATCCGCAAACAGGTCACCATCTACCTCAACAAGGAGAAGACCGGTCCAGCGATCGATCTCCTGATCTATCTCCCCGCGAACGCGACCAAGCCAGTGCCGATGTTCTTCAGCATCAACTTCGGTGCCGTTCAGAATGCGGTCGATGATCCCGGCATCATCCCCGAGAAGGTCTGGGACCCCAAGACCAACACGCGCATAGTGCCACCGTCACCACCGCCAGGCCATAACTTCGGCCACATCGACGCAGAAGCCTTGATAGCCGTCGGCTTCGGCGTAGCCACCTACTATTACGGCGACATCGACCCAGACTATCCCGAAGGTTTCTCGAACGGCATTCGCGCCCGCTACCAGAGACCCGGCCAGACAGATCGCGCCCCGGATGACTGGGGTGCGGTCGCAGCCTGGGCATGGGGCATGAGCCGCGTTCAGGACTACTTCGAGACCGACAAGAGCATCGACGCCAAACGCGTCGCCATCCACGGCATCTCCCGCCTGGGCAAGACCGTCATGTGGGCCGGAGCGCATGATCAGCGCTTCGCCGCCGTCATCGCAAGCTGCTCCGGTGAAGGCGGCGCAGCGCTCAGTCATCGGAACTACGGCGAAACCATCGCCAACCTGACGGACCCCACTCGCTTCTCCTACCAATTCGCTCCAAACTATGCGAAGTACGGCGGCTTCCCCGACAAAGCGCCTATGGACGCCAATCTCCTCATCGCATTGATCGCTCCTCGTCCTCTGCTCTTACAGACCGGCAGCACCGACGACTGGTCCGATCCCAAAGGCGAGTTCCTGGCCGAAGTCGCCGCTGGCCCGGTCTACAAGCTGCTCGGAAAAGAAGACCTTGGCACGGACGTCTGGCCCGCTGCCGGTCAGCCGATCCTCCACGACCTCAGCTACTTCATGCACGATGGCGGCCACGGCATGGTCCCCTCGGACTGGGCCATCTACATCGAGTTCCTCAAGAAAAATCTCCATCCGGAAAAGAAAAATCTCCATCCGGAAAAGTGA